In the Hermetia illucens chromosome 1, iHerIll2.2.curated.20191125, whole genome shotgun sequence genome, cctacaatcaggtgagagtgaatattgaagccattcacaacatagctctccgtaacacctataagtgggaaatggatgccgcaatgaccgcagctaacagcaaaaagagtcggaacgactgattcgacgatgaatgtaagctagcaacgtaacagaagaatgctgcatgccaagtagtgttgcattctcaaagaacccggGTACGTGCAGAGACCTACCaaaaactccgtcgaacggagaagcgacttcacaaacggaaaaaccATAAGCTGCtcagagtcgatggaattacagccgaattggttaaatatggaggggacccagtacaccaagtggttcatcaactgatgctcaaggtgtgggacggcgaatcaatgcctgacgactggcaatgaggcattatctgtcccatacataaaaagggggatatcacgtagtgcagcaattatagaggtatcacgttgctgagtaccatctataagatattctctgctatcttgctagacccgatagccccatacgcccagaacatcattggcccataccaaagagacttcacttcaggcaaatcggcaacagatcagattttctgtctgcggcaagcgatggaaaaactgttggaatatggacaacagttgcaccatctattcatcgactttcaagccgcctatgataacgtagccagggtgaaactgtacacggccatgaaagaattcggtatcccgacgaaattgataagactgactaggctgaccctgaccaatgtgtgaggccagataaaagcagcaggatcactctcaagaccaatcatatcatgcgtcctcttcaaccctcGCcccgccctcgagaaagtgatccgtgctactgaggtaaatgcaaagggtacgatcctctttaagtccacccaactactggcctatactgacgatatcgacatgatgagaagaacgacccgagacgtacaaacttccttcatccagatcgagcaggcggcgcgagatctttgcctgcacatcaatgaaggcaagccgaaatacatggtggcaacgtcagcgccaaaacccaaagaacgaacaacatcaaatcgcattagtcaaacgaaaacagcttagacgatgaaattcgcacgCGGTCGTTagcagccaagagagcctatttcagcttacaaaaactgtttcgcttgaaacgtctcacgatagggtcaaagctcttactgtacaagacaatgatcttgccagtcctcatgtattcctcggagacttaggttcttagcaagaaaaattgcgaactcttggccgcgttcgagagaagaatctttccaagaattgttggccccctacatgaagatggacgattccgtagcctatataacgacgaaatctaagagCTATAcgatgactgtcaggttgtggataaaatccggctcaataggttacgatgggcagtGCACtccatccgtatggatgaggatgattcagcaatatctatggtagaaaaagaagacgaggcagacccttcctaagatggatcgatgacgtaggccaggacgcgagacagcttttaggggtatcgaattggtagacctcggcgcaaaaccgggatgtctggagttccttattaaggcacgcctagacctgataccggttgttgcgccgttgatgatgatgatggaaaaaTGGCTTGCTCTACAAAGTGATTCAGTCCAATTGCTCCTCTCCTTATTCAGAATCCGCGGAGGTTTCACGCGCCTCGATGGAATTCGCTTCATCGACTTCCTggtaaactcaggagtccctcagggatctattctaggccccaaactttttaacatcttcctccacgatattcccctcccTCCCGTAAACTTATTCCCCACGCTAACAGCAACTTAGGTAGCCCTTCACCCGCCCTTTCCCCCAACGACAATAGTCCTCCCGCGTCAGAagggatcctcttcgctgatgacaccatcctatatgcgagtggTCTCAGGCCCTCACTAGCCTCCCTCTCTCTCAATCTGCTAACCAATAGGGTGATTGCgtatttcaaccggtgggccctcaccgttaattcccttaagtctaaggttatttgcttcagaaacacCAGCGGGAAGTGTCACTGGCGCACAGTGCCACTTACGCATTGCCAACCACACGCTTAAGCCGAAACCAAACattaaatatctgggaatcTCTCTCAACAACAAGCTTATACCCAACCCTTATGTCAGATCTGCTATTGCCAATGCTTCTAAGGCCTCAGTTGCATTAAAAACCATCCTCTCATTTCGGGCTCTGTTCCCTAtcaccaaaacccttttatataAAACTCTTATTCGTCTAATCCTGACCTatggtttcccagcatgggctacTATGCCATCTAACGTAGCAGAAACCCTCCAACGTTTCGAAAagacgatactcaggaaatgcacggccaaatacagaaggccaaatctaaaaatttcaccaaaacttTCTCCTGTACgaccttttcggggtttgccccataattccgcatATGATCAAACTGTCGCGCGTTAGACTGAAGAAGTGCCTGTCCCACCCTAACCAACTGATAAAAAAACTCGTTAAATGCAATGCCTCGTTACGCAAGTAAAGGTACTACGTGCCAGGGGTAGctctcctctcggacagtaaTTCTCCTCTCGCCCCCTCTCTCATCACGCCCCCCTCCCTCCTTCATCCCCTTGttttatcaaagctcctccccggactttcacagaggctaacAGCGTAGAGCCAATGTTCCGGCAGTCAATCCCCGCCCAGGTGTAGatcacctttcattatttttctttacctaGTCTAGATTAAGTCAATAAACATTAATTAGCCTGTACAATATGTGATATCTGTAAATATTAACTTCTCccctaaattaaggtccctccttctaccaattagGCTCCACAAACCCACAGTCCTCTTCATCCCTTCCGGCTTGGGTCACTGTCCTTGCACAGGTACAATAAagtaaaaggtagccctttctcagtttgctaggttagcgttacatacttaattagtAACGCTTGAGCTTTCAAGTTATAATTTTTTTGAACCGCAcatgtattctttttctttgctcaataaataaatccgaAATCTTGATTTTTCGGACTGTTTCGGTAAATTTCTGGGATATCCACATCGTGGAACATTTTGTTCTGGCAGTTATAATCAACGCTATTTGTCGAAAGGTGGCACGAATGTCATTGCCAACCGCTATGAAGAAACGCGGCCATATTTCTCCAATAAATGGTATAAACTGCACTCCAGTCGCCTTTGTTGACATTCGCCGTCAGTTTTGAGATCTGTGTGTATCTGTTTGCGATCTACTTTgtgaattttcaatattttcaatatgaGCGGTGGTGATAATTTTGGTATTCATCGTGGCGCGGCACGTCCACAAGACGATCGTACCCAAGGCCAGATCTTGAGTGATTTTCTGCTGCAGTTGGAGGATTATACGCCCACGGTAAGTTTTCACTTTGTCGAATTCATAAactttttctttggttttttaatcgtttttttttacagatcCCAGACGCAGTCACATCTCACTATTTGAATACTGCCGGGTTTGAGGCTAATGATCCCAGAATGTAATATTATATTTACCAAAAGGTGGCACACacataataattttttattcaattagcGTTCGCCTGATATCAATCGCGGCCCAGAAATTCATCTCAGATGTTGTGAATGACGCGTTGCAGCACTGCAAGACTCGCACCAGTAATGTGAGTGGTTCCAGCCACGGATCTTCAAAGGTGGGTTGTTCGCTGGTTTCTCAAGTTATGACTgcatttgtgtattttttttagaacAAAGCTGGAACTAAGGATAGAAAGTACACTTTGACAATGGAGGATCTAACTCCGGCACTTGCTGATTATGGTATTACTGTCCGCAAGGCACATTACTTTGTTTAAGAGGGAAATCGAGTTTAATATTTTGTCATTATATTTCTTTGTAATATTATATTGGGAACCGTTTTATttgagttaaaataaaaagcaCATATCTGGGCTTAAATCGGTAATTTCTTTTCACTTCCACTGTCAGGTTTTTGCACCCGATTCTGGTAATTCCTAGGTTGTCTAACAAACTACGAGTTTTATGAAGATATCGCTCACAAATCTCGTCTGTATGAGAAAGGATTTGATGGAGATGGAGTAATATAATGTTGGCATTCACACAATCTATTCGTTGATGTTATTTATTTCCccacattttattttcaatgagaatGCGCTTCATTGTTACTATCATCACAATTATTGCTGTGCAGTGATAAACCCATAACAGCagagacagttaagtccttgcgggttttacgtgagtacctgtctggaagacttaatcccacggtcttcttagcaCACGGATcggttttgtgaccacaatcaaagtccCGCTGAGACAattaacaacggtaccagtctataccaagtacatggcttagcattcatactggtggatgcaagacctacctaaatctctatcgaactaagaAGTAAGGCACCCtttttgaaacgcaacaccacgccgaggcccgaaggtctcttctcgcttgagcataaccacaacccccatgaaactcccactatggCGCCAACCGCAACAATCGAcatgtactcacatacaa is a window encoding:
- the LOC119646162 gene encoding transcription initiation factor TFIID subunit 10-like — its product is MSGGDNFGIHRGAARPQDDRTQGQILSDFLLQLEDYTPTIPDAVTSHYLNTAGFEANDPRIVRLISIAAQKFISDVVNDALQHCKTRTSNVSGSSHGSSKNKAGTKDRKYTLTMEDLTPALADYGITVRKAHYFV